A genome region from Streptomyces sp. S4.7 includes the following:
- a CDS encoding HAD family hydrolase: protein MARAALFDVDGTLTDTNYLHVTSWWQALRGAGHEVAMCDIHRAIGLGSGDLLAHLLGDDRDRDGDSGISAAHSTLYGTYFGRLTAFDSAGDLLRVLAGQGWTNVLASSASGPELAVLRRAIDADDVIAGTASSDDVRRGKPAPDPVRAALDLAGVPAENAVFVGDAVWDMQAASRAGVRSIAVLSGGIPRDALEAAGADEVYENVGDLLARLDDSLFARTD, encoded by the coding sequence GTGGCACGTGCGGCGCTGTTCGACGTGGACGGAACCCTGACGGATACGAACTACCTGCATGTCACGAGCTGGTGGCAGGCGTTGCGTGGTGCGGGCCACGAGGTGGCGATGTGCGACATCCACCGGGCGATCGGGCTCGGCTCGGGCGACCTCCTCGCCCATCTGCTCGGCGACGACCGGGACCGTGACGGGGACAGCGGGATCAGTGCCGCGCACAGCACGCTGTACGGCACGTACTTCGGCCGGCTGACGGCTTTCGACTCCGCCGGCGACCTGCTGCGGGTCCTGGCCGGTCAGGGCTGGACCAACGTCCTCGCCTCGTCGGCGTCCGGACCGGAGCTCGCGGTCCTGCGCCGTGCGATCGACGCGGACGATGTCATCGCGGGAACGGCGAGTTCGGATGACGTACGGCGGGGCAAACCGGCCCCTGACCCCGTGCGTGCCGCGCTGGACCTCGCCGGGGTTCCCGCGGAGAACGCGGTCTTCGTCGGAGACGCGGTGTGGGACATGCAAGCGGCGTCGAGAGCGGGCGTACGGAGCATCGCGGTCCTGTCCGGCGGCATTCCACGCGACGCGCTCGAAGCCGCCGGGGCGGACGAGGTGTACGAGAACGTCGGCGACCTACTCGCCCGCCTCGACGACAGCCTCTTCGCCCGCACGGACTGA
- a CDS encoding GlsB/YeaQ/YmgE family stress response membrane protein: protein MEISGIITAIIIGIVIGVLGRLVVPGRQRIGVLWTIMVGIVAALIGTALASALGVGDTDGPDWIEWLIQIGLAAVGVVALDRAKARR, encoded by the coding sequence GTGGAGATCTCAGGCATCATCACCGCGATCATCATCGGCATCGTCATCGGCGTCCTGGGGCGGCTCGTTGTCCCTGGGCGCCAGCGCATCGGTGTGCTCTGGACCATCATGGTCGGCATCGTGGCCGCTCTGATCGGTACGGCTCTCGCGTCGGCTCTCGGCGTCGGCGACACGGACGGTCCCGACTGGATCGAATGGCTCATTCAGATCGGCCTCGCCGCGGTCGGCGTCGTCGCTCTCGATCGTGCCAAGGCACGCCGCTGA
- a CDS encoding DUF6480 family protein, protein MTDNGADPDPRVTTGLEAGGSVPPGETPPGESSTGSELGPRVKPEPGWAMGPLIAIATVTVLCAGFFVAYAVYLLT, encoded by the coding sequence ATGACCGATAACGGCGCCGATCCGGATCCGCGCGTGACAACCGGCCTGGAGGCAGGAGGATCAGTGCCTCCAGGGGAGACCCCACCCGGCGAATCCAGTACCGGCTCGGAGCTCGGCCCGCGAGTCAAGCCCGAGCCCGGCTGGGCAATGGGCCCACTCATCGCCATCGCCACCGTCACCGTGCTGTGCGCGGGGTTCTTCGTGGCGTACGCCGTATATCTCCTGACCTGA
- a CDS encoding aldo/keto reductase, with protein MKTRRIGTAEVGAIGLGGMPMSIEGRPDEARSLATVHAALDAGVTLIDTADAYHVHADEVGHNESLIAKALASHSLGSEVLVATKGGHRRPGDGSWTVDGSPEHLRRACEESLGRLGVEAIGLYQFHRPDPAVPYEESVGALRDLLDEGKIQRAGISNANPEQIRLAYDLLGGRLASVQNQFSPAFRSSEPELELCKELGIAFLPWSPFGGIKNAGGLGSTHSPFKSVADTHGVSPQRVCLAWLLAKSPTVVPIPGSSRPETVTDSAAAADLELTAAEVAELDAA; from the coding sequence GAGGCCCGTTCCCTGGCCACCGTCCACGCGGCGCTGGACGCCGGGGTGACGCTGATCGACACGGCGGACGCCTACCACGTGCACGCCGACGAGGTGGGCCACAACGAGTCCCTGATCGCGAAGGCGCTGGCCTCGCACAGCCTGGGCTCCGAGGTCCTGGTCGCCACCAAGGGCGGCCATCGGCGGCCGGGGGACGGCTCCTGGACGGTGGACGGCTCCCCGGAGCACCTCAGGCGCGCCTGTGAGGAGTCGCTCGGCCGGCTCGGGGTGGAGGCGATCGGGCTGTACCAGTTCCACCGCCCGGACCCGGCGGTGCCGTACGAGGAGTCCGTCGGCGCCCTGCGGGACCTGCTCGACGAGGGCAAGATCCAGCGGGCCGGTATCTCCAACGCGAATCCGGAGCAGATCCGCCTGGCCTACGACCTTCTCGGCGGCCGGCTCGCCTCCGTACAGAATCAGTTCTCACCGGCGTTCCGTTCCAGCGAACCGGAGCTGGAGCTGTGCAAGGAGCTGGGGATCGCGTTCCTGCCGTGGAGTCCGTTCGGCGGCATCAAGAACGCCGGTGGACTCGGCTCCACGCACTCCCCGTTCAAGAGCGTCGCCGACACGCACGGAGTGAGCCCACAGCGTGTCTGCCTGGCCTGGCTGCTGGCGAAGTCGCCCACGGTGGTGCCGATTCCGGGCTCCAGCCGTCCGGAGACCGTCACCGACTCGGCCGCTGCCGCCGATCTCGAACTCACCGCCGCCGAGGTGGCGGAGCTGGACGCGGCCTGA
- a CDS encoding VOC family protein, which translates to MVHVLSSRILLRPTDPERSRVFYGERLRLSVYREFGTGPERGTVYFLGGGFLEVSGRSDTPPSPGLQLWLQVGDARATYEQFVSRGVDIARPPEEEPWGLIEMWTADPDGVMICIVEVPRDHPMRYRPGI; encoded by the coding sequence GTGGTGCATGTACTGAGCAGCAGGATTCTGCTCCGGCCCACCGATCCGGAGCGCTCACGGGTCTTCTACGGCGAGAGGCTTCGCCTGTCGGTCTACCGGGAGTTCGGCACCGGGCCCGAGCGCGGCACCGTCTATTTCCTCGGCGGCGGCTTCCTCGAGGTCTCGGGCCGCTCCGACACCCCGCCCTCCCCCGGGCTCCAACTCTGGCTGCAGGTCGGGGACGCGCGGGCGACGTACGAGCAGTTCGTATCGCGGGGCGTCGACATCGCGCGTCCGCCCGAAGAGGAGCCCTGGGGACTGATCGAGATGTGGACCGCCGACCCGGACGGTGTGATGATCTGCATCGTCGAAGTGCCCCGGGACCACCCGATGCGCTACCGGCCCGGCATCTGA